In the genome of Phlebotomus papatasi isolate M1 chromosome 2, Ppap_2.1, whole genome shotgun sequence, one region contains:
- the LOC129800937 gene encoding arylsulfatase B-like, which produces MADKSSTVNLSGLDVERAKFMNKVNCLKGQNVQEKPNIVVIMADDLGSFDLSLRGCNEILTPNIDALGYQGVIFNRHYTQALCTPSRAAFLTGKYPIHTGLQNLVILEDEPRGLPLTEKLLPQYLKEVGYKTHMVGKWHLGIAKKTFIPTKRGFDSYVGYLGPYIDYFDYTLYNPLRNLARGFDFRRNESIYRDTVGQYVTDVFTDEASKTIRNHDPSQGPMFLYIAHLAPHAANQDDPLQAIPEDLATVTHIKDPKRRYFAAMVKALDRSVGFVVEALQEKDMLKNTIILFFSDNGGATLGPLSVAASNYPLRGQKDGPWEGSVRNPALIWSPLLQKRHYVSKHVIHITDWLPTFVQAAGTISYKFQKLDGKDIWPTLSHNKSPLRREILHNIDTIEGYSSYFRDGWKYINGTSRGGRYDGWLGNTTGIRCPENPFYPELVMKSAVWKALNPFALKSLNAKNIENIRDKTKIVCQKKISPARECNPLRAPCLFYVDADPCEINNLAHFRPIRMQVMEKRLRSFQQTSLPPSNVAPDPAANPALHGNIWTWWLGEE; this is translated from the exons ATGGCTGATAAATCATCCACCGTAAATTTATCTGGATTGGATGTTGAAAGAGCAAAGTTCA TGAATAAAGTGAACTGTTTAAAAGgacaaaatgttcaggagaaaccGAACATTGTCGTGATAATGGCTGATGATCTA GGATCCTTTGACCTTAGTCTTAGAGGATGCAATGAGATTTTGACGCCCAATATCGATGCTTTAGGCTACCAGGGGGTGATCTTTAATCGTCACTATACACAAGCGCTATGTACACCTTCAAGGGCTGCCTTTCTGACTGGAAAATATCCCATACACACTGGATTGCAAAATCTTGTAATCCTTGAAGATGAACCAAGAGGTCTTCCACTTACCGAAAAATTACTCCCGCAGTATCTAAAGGAAGTCGGCTATAAAACCCATATGGTGGGAAAATGGCACTTAGGAATAGCCAAGAAAACTTTTATACCTACTAAAAGAGGTTTTGATTCATACGTCGGATACTTAGGACCTTACATTGATTATTTTGACTATACTCTTTACAATCCTTTGAGGAACTTAGCTAGGGGTTTTGATTTTCGGCGGAACGAAAGTATTTACAGAGATACAGTTGGTCAATACGTAACAGATGTCTTTACTGATGAAGCCTCCAAAACTATTCGGAACCATGATCCTTCACAAGGACCTATGTTTTTGTATATAGCACACCTTGCCCCACATGCAGCAAATCAAGATGATCCATTGCAAGCTATCCCGGAGGATCTAGCAACCGTTACCCATATTAAAGACCCAAAAAGAAGATATTTCGCAGCAATGGTCAAGGCATTGGATAGATCCGTTGGATTTGTGGTTGAGGCACTTCAGGAGAAGGATATGCTTAAAAACACCATTATCTTATTCTTCTCGGATAATGGAGGTGCAACACTTGGACCACTCAGTGTTGCAGCATCCAACTACCCATTAAGAGGA CAAAAAGATGGTCCTTGGGAAGGATCTGTCCGGAATCCAGCATTGATTTGGAGTCCTTTACTACAGAAGCGTCACTATGTGTCCAAACATGTTATTCACATCACAGATTGGTTGCCTACATTTGTCCAAGCTGCCGGAACAATTTCCTATAAGTTCCAAAAACTTGATGGGAAAGATATTTGGCCAACATTGTCACATAACAAATCGCCACTTCGAAGAGAAATCTTGCACAACATCGATACAATAGAAGGATATAGTTCATACTTCCGTGATGGCTGGAAATATATAAACGGAACATCAAGAGGTGGAAGGTATGATGGCTGGCTGGGTAATACAACTGGAATAAGGTGCCCAGAAAACCCTTTTTACCCAGAACTTGTGATGAAAAGCGCAGTTTGGAAAGCTCTAAATCCATTTGCactaaaatctttaaatgccaaaaacattgaaaatattAGAGATAAAACGAAGATAGTTTGCCAGAAAAAGATATCACCTGCAAGGGAATGTAATCCCTTGAGAGCACCTTGCCTCTTCTATGTTGATGCAGATCCTTGCGAGATCAATAACTTGGCTCATTTTCGACCTATAAGAATGCAAGTTATGGAAAAAAGACTACGGTCCTTTCAACAAACTTCATTGCCGCCGTCCAATGTTGCACCTGATCCTGCTGCAAATCCAGCCCTTCATGGCAACATTTGGACTTGGTGGTTAGGAGAAGAATAA
- the LOC129804113 gene encoding gustatory receptor for sugar taste 64b-like, whose amino-acid sequence MEVYQKTNILLDPSGDTFHRAVGITLQGGQIFGLFPVSGILNKNSNKIRFRWISIKVLYYFYIFIFQTIHLMLSLRRAVRVEMSFGVFAAVFFYFVTLLGGFIIFQKAKNWLKIVKRIELTEKIFLHPPYRQVGFSMRRKVRLVTLILLIGGVAEHMMYFSTKFINAKAQLEKCNLQLPVLEHFLKTERRHLFSILPYNTVLALLFEWSNICITICWSYMDVFISLFTCSMAYRFRQITDRMKRARFQTMPDSFWIEIRSHFTDLTNLLNYLDKQLASLIIIACGNNLYFICQQLFNSFEVTSDALNAAYFLVSLMYIICRTLTMLFFAASVNEAAKEPYQMLKALPYTSWSTEIQRFSDQLISEVIGFSGNRFFFITRTLILALIGTIVTYELVLLDHITEPPEIIQNSCYIAYLNAHHQANWTA is encoded by the exons ATGGAAGTTTATCAGAAGACCA ATATTCTCTTGGATCCATCCGGAGACACCTTTCACCGTGCTGTGGGGATCACCCTTCAAGGGGGACAGATCTTTGGTCTTTTCCCAGTGTCTGGTATACTCAacaaaaattcaaacaaaataaGGTTTCGATGGATATCTATAAAAGTGCTGTACTActtttacatatttattttccaaacgaTACATTTAATGTTATCCCTGAGAAGAGCTGTAAGAGTCGAAATGAGCTTTGGAGTATTCGCTGctgttttcttctatttcgtcACTCTTCTAGGTGgtttcattatttttcaaaaggCTAAGAATTGGCTCAAAATTGTTAAAAGAATAGAattaacagaaaaaatattcctACATCCACCATATCGGCAAGTGGGATTCTCTATGCGGCGGAAAGTACGGTTAGTAACACTAATTTTACTAATTGGAGGCGTAGCAGAACATATGATGTACTTTTCGACTAAGTTTATCAACGCTAAAGCTCAGCTTGAAAAATGCAATCTTCAATTACCAGTCCTTgaacattttctcaagactGAAAGAAGACACTTGTTTTCAATATTACCCTACAATACTGTCCTAGCGCTGTTATTCGAATGGTCCAACATTTGTATCACAATCTGCTGGTCTTACATGGATGTGTTCATAAGTCTCTTCACCTGCAGCATGGCCTATCGCTTCCGACAGATTACTGATCGTATGAAGAGAGCACGATTTCAG actaTGCCAGATAGTTTTTGGATAGAAATTCGATCTCACTTCACAGATCTGACTAATCTACTGAATTATTTGGATAAACAACTTGCAAGTCTGATCATTATAGCCTGTGGAAATAATCTGTACTTCATTTGTCAGCAACTCTTTAACAGCTTCGAAGTAACGTCAGATGCACTAAATGCTGCCTACTTTCTAGTTTCCCTCATGTATATAATCTGCCGTACCCTTACTATGCTTTTCTTCGCGGCATCGGTTAATGAAGCTGCCAAAGAACCTTATCAAATGCTTAAAGCCCTACCATATACATCTTGGAGTACAGAGATTCAGAGATTTTCCGACCAACTAATCAGCGAAGTGATTGGATTTTCTGGTAACAGATTCTTCTTCATAACAAGGACACTAATTCTAGCG CTAATAGGCACTATTGTTACTTATGAACTCGTGCTCTTGGATCATATTACTGAGCCACCAGAAATTATCCAAAACTCTTGCTATATTGCTTACTTGAACGCTCATCATCAAGCAAATTGGACTGCCTAA